One Gossypium hirsutum isolate 1008001.06 chromosome A08, Gossypium_hirsutum_v2.1, whole genome shotgun sequence genomic window, ATCCCAATTCCGAGTTCCCTGTATTGTTGAACACATTTAGGCAGGCATAACCTCACAGCAGTTGAAGGAGTTAAAACAGTTGATAACTTGAGAAAAGACAATCAATAAGTGAATTTCAATATATTTGAGCAAAAGGGTATATTTATATCCctccaaatatataaaaatttgaatatatctatattcgaataaaaaaaaagttaacgaTGATTGAAGATAGAAGAACAAACCTGCAAAGGGGAATTAGTTCTTCCTCAACATCACGAGTCCAAAGCGACCACTCAAGTTGTACGGCAGTAAGAGGATGAACAGCGTGTGCCCTCCTTATAGTTTCGGGGCTAGCTTCAGATATACCAatgtactttatttttccctcttcCACCAACTTCTTCAGTTCTTCCATCTATCatacatgaaataaatataaattatgcttaattttcccataaacaaaataaaatcgtATTTGTGATAAAGAAAGACAAAATAGGGTCTTTAATGCAGCAATGCTTACAGTATCTTCTATAGGAGTCTTGCGGTCAACTCTGATTATATAGTAAAGATCAATATAATCCACATCGAGGCGTTGAAGGCTAGCCTCAAGTGAAGAACGAACAAATTCAGGAGTGCCATTGATAACCGGACCATCTGGACCCATGCTTTCAACACCGAATTTTGTAGCCAACTGTACCTTCTCTCGTGGCAGATGCTTCAATGCCTGCAAAAAAGAAATGATGTTGGTTTCCCATATTCCTTTAACGAGCCAAGAATAAGAACGAAAACATTAAATCACATCGatttgataaactaaaaaaatccATCTCTCACGCATATCTTCGAACATGTAATAGAAACAAGAGTGTTGGAAATTGAGAACATGAAAGAATCGCTCTCAGTTTCAATGTGATTCAACTTGAAGAGATGACGAAAGGATACCTTTCCGACCAGAATTTCGTTAGTTTTGGGTCCATAGAGGTCGGCTGTATCGATGTGAGTGACTCCTCTTTCGACTGCATGCTTAATGATGGCTATGCCATCTTCATCTGACACTGAATGATCGTGACCTGTAAGACTCATGCACCCAAATCCCAGCTTTGAAACCTGCAGCAACCAAAAAATAATAGATTTTACCCCCCAAAAGAAAACGCCATTTTCTTAACTAATATAAACTAGTAGGAAACAAAATCTCAAACCTCAAATCCTTGAGTTCCAAGTTTCACTCTAGGAATCTCAATTGCCatcttttgtttcctttttcttcttcttctttgtgtGCTATAAACAAAGGCTTCTCTGATTACTGAACCTCTCAAAACTTacattaaatagaaaattttgaggTCTTTATCCAGTATCTTATCTTGTTCTCAGCTTTGTCAACATTCTTACGTCATTAAGTATGTCATCCCATATGCCTCAATTGAATGAGTGGATACAGCTCTTTTTCAGACACGTTTGACACtgtttaaattggttaaatatatcatttggtacctaagtttgatttttttttctaatttgatatttgtgttattttaaggtaaattataaaaatagtcactaaaCTAGGGTGAAATTTTTTTTGCCTctgaactatgaaaagttacattTTTATCCCTAAAGTTATCTACTTATAACATTTCGATCACTCATCTATTAATAAGAAAAGTGAGGTGGGGTACATTAATTTAAAGGTGAATATCTAATTTGATCATTAAACTATAGCTAAgatatttaatttgatacttttacaacgtttttaataagaaaaaaataaaaaatttaaaatataaaaaaatcctaaaaattcattattttttttaaattataaaaatatttttaaaaattgtaattatgtaaaaaaaattataaaatttttataacaaGCAAAACacgtattttacaaattaaaagaaaaatacgTTTTTATTGGTATAGCGTAGAACCATTTTGTTAAATCTGATCAACTTGTCTGCTACTGTAGCTTTCAGTGCTGAAAAGCAAGCCAAGCCTTTTCCTTTGAGCAGCTACTGGGAAATCGACAATAATTGAACTATTTAGACCCAAGCTGCGTTACAGCTACTGGGATTCCGAGTTGAAAGTGATTGAATGGGACTTACCGGGAATAGGAGAAACATCATCCCCTTGATGAAGAACCCAGGCAAGTGCAAGTTGTGCCGGTGTACATCCATGCTTTTCAGCCAACTTCTCTACtaatattgtttatattttttttataaaaatcaataaatatttaAGTAAGAAATGGACATAATTTAAAGTcgaattttatagttattttttcTTGCtttattttaagtattaatttaatCTAAGTTTTTTTAAGTCTTCATTAGCTATATTCTTGTACACAAGTTGAGAGAAATTATTAAGAACAAATCTATTGGGTTGATTTGGGCATCAAGTATATTTTTATCTTAGCCGCAAATTATTTTTTACCGGTACTACTAAAGTTGATCATAATCTATTTAGTCTAGATCTAAACCTTAATTTTCTGATAAACATGTTAATTTACATGATTCTTGTgtttaatttggcttatttctGAATTAAtccctgcttaattggtgttTTTATGGATTAATCTTGCCAGTGATGCAATTGAtcaaaaacgagcaaaaaggtCAAATTGAAAGACAAATCGTTGAGTTGGGGCCAAATCATAAAGATGAGAAAGCTAaggatttaacatcaattttgactttgtaaaaagctaaaaataggagatattattttatgttattttattatttattatttattatgttattttattaatttagctttagcctatttttagtaaaccctatgtatataaatagagacttttagTTCTTAGAAAATCATCTCTTGTTTTTGTATTCCTACTTCTATTTGGAATAGAAAtactcttttttttcccttttcaaatTGGAGTTTAGCATTCTGCCACTTTTTCACttggttttgtttcttttttaaaattgggcTAATTGCCTTTCAAGCGTTTTTCCTTTACAATTTTCATCACCATAATCATCAATCTTTTTTTCCAAACTCACAAAGCAtgaacaatttcatgcttaaccaaattccatcttagctttaggccggtGTTCTTTCCGGTCAAGAATCCTGAGATTCATACTTGCACCTAAAATCTTTTCAATCGGTATTCAcctttttcctaagtatcgggattgACAACTCATCCTTTAAGGATAATtcgatttcaagtcaaaaagagctcgttgggttggagtcgtgttttGTGACAGTTGGAGAAACGAATCAACCGGGCTGTATTTGGATCTCCGAGAACAAATCGAGGAAGAGGTGATCAggtttaaacgacccacgcggttgaggccgttaattcgagttgggttcttcagaacgcAAGGCTACCGGAATCTTGAATCGAGAACATGTGTATCTCTGTTAGATAATCGATAATGGTTGGTTTgcatgtaatacccctacccgtattcattgccggaatagggtacgaggcattaccggagtttacgaattaaatttttttttatattcaatatagcccctttataaatatctaaccttccctgcaatattaaatcgagaccaatccacatcaaccaaatcaattcaacatattttcaagataaattcattcatatttataagataacgtcatcacatatctaaaaccaggtttgttaaccatactaatggctaactttacattcgtttcacgttaacatttactttgttagcttatacatgccattgatttccaaaataaagtttctttatataccgaaatcctgagtttgacagtgtgatgtgtctccgaccaaatccgacatccgagctcttaacactacaagacagggaaaaaggaaacggggtaaacacttcgtgcttagtaagctcatgtaaaaagaattatacttacctaatattttcaatacaatacaataaacatccatatatccattcaatgcattattacgctaatatgcacaaactcaacattcaagttagtacaataatttccatgtaccaataatatatatcatgattgatgagctcgtcaataccatgatttccatttccttgctatttttccatatttatcccgttgaatttatcggaatttcgatagattttcagaggtacacatttattgtacaatcccgggtccgtcaattcatattcatgtgcgcacatatccatttcagagagtACACTCCCACGagcctcaaccttgcagcgggattaccagtccaggctaaatcccctgtaatataaactcatagattattgtcgggattaccagtccaggctaaatcccctgcaacgacaattactctaatgagcttggatctaaattaccagtccaggctaaattcagaccctaattcggattacccgtccgggctaaatccattttacacatatttttcgggagggctatatcaggataggatcacccgtccgggctagatcctttttaccgttaattccttttcagagatccatcgaattttcctttcattcaaccggtatttcttcccattttatcaaatatatcaatgtttcattaattttcatacaatgaacactcaaatcatattcacatcaataacatacaatctcaggcatttaagaatataattcaagttacacgaacttaccttgatacttgtttgtaaacaataaaaatctactaatcccgaactttttcctttcctcgatctagcttcgtatttgaatcttccggatctaaataaataaatttaattatcaatttaatacatttcatgttcatatgcaacattctctatgattcaactattatttatagttcattcaaagctgtctacttgagtcatagtcactaaattatttataacttgagctacggaactccaaattaagatccattaatttttactgaaactagactcatatatatttttaccataaacttttcagaatttttggtttatccaataagtacagtttattctttaaagtctcccctgttctgctgtcgacagttctaacccttcttcactaaaaattaattatctcttcatacagaattcaaataatgttctcgttcatttctattaaaaatagactcattaaggattctatacatataaatttaagcccataattgtttttcttcaattttttatgatatttcaaagtcagaacaggggaacccgaattcattctgaccttgtctcacaaaattaattatatctcaaaatttacaaatctattacttacactatttcttctatgagaaactagactcaataagctttaatgacatatttttttcatcttctaattcgatttctacaatttatggtgatttttcaaaattagtctactgctgctgtccaaactgtttttgtgcaagctgtttattaccatttttcccctaagcttttaataaatgataatttcgtccctactcaattagcctctcaattgagctgatttttctcaattaacattttattctttcaccttaaactagtttacaacctttaggaattataatttcagcaatagactttaattccaaccattttcacaattaggtcctaaaatcaatttctattgaaattacctaataaaatcatctcataaacaaattaaagctttaatttcattctatttcatcataaacttacagcactcaaccatggtgactttcaatttcatccatgaaatcaaaaactaatgaatttaatagtaggacctagttgtaaaagtcttagaaacacaaaaattacaagaaaaaggcaaggattaactcacttggtgcaaaaattatgaaataccagcttagagaaccctcctatggcgtttttagctgctagaattgaagagaaatgaagagaaatctagatatttcctatttagtcctagttttatttagttaattttgcaatattccaattttacccttaatttatcaatttttctgctgatttcatacccttgccgtccagcccaaataacttttgggtctaatttccttttaaatcctttctcattagacttttaagctatttaatcattctagcaacttttacacctattacaatttagttcttttcatttaattgactacccaaacattaaaatttcctaacgaaattttaataccacattaataatatttcataaatatttataaaattatttttgactcggttttacgagatagaggtctcgataccttgtttttacccaatttcttcaataatttctttttctatctaatcactaaatcggtaaaatttttctatcaatattttcatacgattttcctatcatatcaattttcatgaaaaaatattgaaataaatttctctttaaatcagatttgtggttacgaaaccactgttccgataattttgaatttaggctATTACATTGCAGGTTGTATTGAGTCCagctacgagaggaagaattggtggttaggacgttcttaaccACTATAACCAGCTTATCATTTGAAGGAGAAGATCAATTTTTGAGGATCGATTCTCAACACGGAATTTACtgagtctaaggctaaggctcATTACATTTGATTGCAAATcccaatttaatttctaatttatttaattatttatcttagcagttttgattatttaatttctaatcaattttaaaatcccccgctttacttatttatttgcttattttttagCTGGTACGTTTTGAGTCGTGGGCACGAATCTAGCCACGACCCTTGACACGACATTCTGTTCATAAGCCAAACTCAAAAGTTGATTAGAGTACCAATCcctgtggactcgaccctactaccactcttcCTACTATCCAGAGTATTTAGTAGGAAttatatttggtgaattcgatgcccatcaaattttggtgccgttgccggggattaGAGATATTTTCTAACTTTTGTTTGTCTACCTTATGACCAGATCAGAACTAGGAAATCTAGAGTTTGAgccagaaattgagaaattggccCGACAACTACGAAGAGAAGCCATATGACATGGTAAACGGCCAAATCTCGAATTTGAAACTATATCTTACACCGAAGAATTTTTTGACGAACCAGACGAGATGGCCGAACAAACTATACGCCAGCTCGCAGCAGCACCGGATGAACAACAGCCCTTATGTATAACCTATCCAGTAGGAGGAACGCCGTTCGAGCTAAAGTCGGGTTTGATCCACCTACTACCCACTTTTCGTGGATAATAGAATGAAAACCCGCACACCCACCTTAAAGAATTCCATATGGTGTGCATAAGCATGAAGCTTCAGGGAGTAACCGAAGACCGCTTTTCTTTTCTCACTGGCCGGCTCTGCTAGAGAGTGGCTATTTTATTTGCCTCTAGGATCTGTCAACACATGGTCTGACATGTCTCGTTTGTTTCTTGAAAGGCTCTTCCCTGCAGCCCGAGCGACCAAACTAAGGAGGGATATCGTAGGAATCCATAAGAAGGACACTTAATCGCTCTACGATTACTGAGAGCGATAAAAAAAGTTGTGTACGAGCTGCCCACAACATGGATTGACTGAGCAGTCACTCTTGCAGTATTTTTATGAGGGTTTACTCCCGATGGAAATGAAGATGATAGATGCTGCAAGTGGAGGGGCACTCGTTAATATGACACCCCAGAGAGCGAGAGAGTTGATTTCAACCATGGCTGCCAACTCTCAACAATTTCGACCGGTTACAAAACCCACGAGACGGGTTCATGGGTTAAGTTCTTTGTCTCTAAAAGATAAGATTGATAAGCTGACTAATGTTGTTTAAACTTTACTTTCAGATAAAACAGGCCCAGCACGGTTATGCGAAATTTGCGCCAAGCCAGACCGCCCGACAGACTCATGTCCAATTTTACAAGAGGATTCAACAGAATAAGCGAATGTTGTCGGGAACTTCCCAGGATTACCCCAAAAATGGTATGACCCTTACTCGAACGCGTATAATGTGAGGTGGAAGGATCACCCAAATCTCAACTATGGGACAAATTCGCGGTTCAATCAACCGTTCCAACAAAGGCCGCCGCAGAATCAACAGATACTACCCCCAAAGTCATCTTTGGAGGCCATAGTGGAAAGGTTAGCCAACAGTACTGAGAATTTCCAATAAAAAACTGACATGCATTTGTAGGAGTTGGACAAGCAAGTGAGCAAACTCGCACTCACAGTTAGCCGTTTGGAGTCCCAAGGTAAGCTGCCATCCCAGACTGAGCCAAATCCACGACGCAATGCAAGCGCTATGATGCTAAAGAGTGAGAAGGTTTTGGAGCCCGTACATGATACAAGTCGAGGCCACGATACTAGTCGCGCCCATGACGCTAGTCAAGATAGGGAGAAACTTGGCACAGAGGCTCTAGTGGAGTCGAGACCACAAAAGTCATTTGCAGTACCACCTCCGTTTCCCGGACGACTTGTCCAATGTAAGAATGAGCGAGACGAGATGGAGATCCTAGACACCTTCCGAAAGGTGGAAATCAACATACCTCTTCTCGATGCAATTAAGCAGATCCCACGATACGCGAAGTTCCTGAAAGAGTTATGCACGAGTAAAAGGAGACTTTTGggaaatgaaaaggtaagtgtcaGAGAAAATGTCTCTGCCATTCTGCAACGGAAAATACCGCCCAAATATAAGGACCAAGTTATGTTTTTCATATCTTGTAAAATAGGTAGCGTTGGTATTAAAAAAGCAATTTGTGACCTAGGCGCatcaattaatgttatgcctttgtcAATTTATAAATTACTTAACGCGGGTCCTTTAGAGGAAACAAGCGTGATAATCCAGCTTGTAGATAGATCTGTGGTGCATCCGGAGGGAGTATTACAGGACGTTCTTGTCAAGGTAAACGAGCTAATATTTCTTGTAGACTTCTACATCATCGACATGGAGGATGACAATTCGGCCAATGCATCAGACATACTTCTTGGAAGGCCATTTTTGAGTACCGCACAAACTAAAATTGACGTAAGAAGTGGGATACTCACTATAGAGTTCGATGGGGAAGTAGTAAAATTCAATGTCTACGAAGCCATGAACCGTCCTAACATGATTTCTAATGTTTCTAATATTGATATTATTGATCCTTTAATTGAGTTACATTTGGAATATCATGACAAGGATGAGTTACAAACTGTCTTTTGCAGGagttttgtgacagccctaattttgaccctagtcggaaagtggttttgagaccacaaaactgagtcataaaaataattaactgttaaattctatgtttattatatgtgtaaatgcatgtgtgaaagtttcatgctttgattttgtcatttttatatgaaatttataagataggactcatgtgataaaacttgaaagtgtgataagtaaattttaaagtgccaaataatgcatgaaatgttgacatgagggatttgcatgtcaaatggaccaattttgttagtggccggccataaatgatggttgatgtataatatatgttttatttaagtattataataagtaatggctttatttttgaaataaattaattagtaaaacaataaaagatgataaaaaaaatagatgttcatctttctttcttgattgccgaatttgggaaagaaaaatagtgaagaagaagccaaggcattcggccatggttatctccatttaaaggtatgtaatgcaatttttatttgtaattgattatgaaattaaatagataaatacatagcatagttaacccatggtttaaattcatgaatcaatGAACAAGTGTCATTTTGGCAAGTGCTAAATTGGtattattttgataagtttttggaAAGATGTTAGTTATATGTTAAGTAGCTTAAATGATGGTTGAATAAGTAGAATTCATGGTTGAAAAGTATGAATTGAAATTGCCGTATGTGTGTATatgcattttggaaagaaaaatgtTGTTGTTTAGTTGAGTTTTCATTTGATACGTACATTCAATCAAAAGGGGGGGGAggaataagatgaatttaaaatgttgtGGTTTGTTTTTAAAGTTGGTTAAATAGTTGTGGTCATTGCCGAATACATTTGTGTTAGGGGAAAATATGATTAAGTATCGGTTTGATGagctaaatatatatgtatattcggctatataaatTTGATGTgtacttgaaaatataataacCCTTAAGAgattgtgtttgtgtatgtgaactagatgTTTTATGGATATTCGGCTAAAAGGGTAAATGGCTAAGTCATAGGAATTGGGGTGATATACATTaggtcattagggttatatgtacttgGTAATGtgagttatgtattaagtaagtTATTTCTTCAAAATGTATATTCGGTCATTGTTTAGCATAGGTGAAACCTATGTACAATTTGCTACATTTGATCATAAAATGGAATTTGTATATGAAAGCTAAGTTTGAGTGGTTAGGGCCGAATGTGGTATATGAGATATTAAGGCatgttatgattatatatatgtgtgtatacgtggttgtgcataaaatgagtaattgattaaattgtgttagtcacacataggtatataaaaatatatgcctTAGGTAAGTACCTTGTAACATAGAGACATTCGGTTAtacatatatgtttatattatatagatAAATTCGTGTAAATAATAGGCATGATATCGAGTCATGGTACATTTTATAAAACTTAACATGTATGGAAGTTATATGATTATCAAATGTGattattaaagaattaaagttgagtaggtaattaaacaaattcaattgtttaattttaaagctcaagagcaaagaggaaataaatcagataaggggaaggagaaagcaatcgagtagcctatccgtaaCTGTTCAATTAtacccgaggtaagttttgagtagtttcttttagtatgaaattgatgacgCTTTTATAAGAGTATATTAAGTGAATTGAAATCTTTGGTTTGTTCTTGATTATAGTTGTATAATAAATAGTGTATGTATACCATTATAGTATAATGGTCACTTTGGGTTTAatcttgaatggtgaaatgaatgtgtggtatt contains:
- the LOC107894809 gene encoding probable aldo-keto reductase 1 — protein: MAIEIPRVKLGTQGFEVSKLGFGCMSLTGHDHSVSDEDGIAIIKHAVERGVTHIDTADLYGPKTNEILVGKALKHLPREKVQLATKFGVESMGPDGPVINGTPEFVRSSLEASLQRLDVDYIDLYYIIRVDRKTPIEDTMEELKKLVEEGKIKYIGISEASPETIRRAHAVHPLTAVQLEWSLWTRDVEEELIPLCRELGIGIVAYSPLGHGFFAGKAKEDTSNSSLEVYPRFQGENLEQNRILYSKVEKLAEKHGCTPAQLALAWVLHQGDDVSPIPGTTKIKNLDSNIESVKVKLTKEDLKEISDAIPIHEVAGGTYPEGLKQFTWKYGNTPPKKRT